In one window of Dyella thiooxydans DNA:
- a CDS encoding tetratricopeptide repeat-containing diguanylate cyclase — protein sequence MRKRPGVWGKRVQVVRSGAVMVHTNIAFQCQRSGRSRASVLLSASSIRQRFRDILVMSLLLCASAMAQEIDPGGKGGSFDRYADQLERGEVVITTHADALRDLEKLKSEIPPGDARRELRYRYMYCIMGIADDPSAGKAYAEQGLEDARRVGYADAEVNFHFCRGANQESLTTPRDALADYNAGIEIARAEENNRLVADGLTWRGSVQSLLGEHALALVDFLDAQKFYDSAGEPLESEQNLFNIAVAYRRLGERKEARDYLERLMKFGIQRKDLPQQMAAHMELGFLGVESGPEALPSARRHFDEALQIAEMVGNTAAQASAHLGLAQVDNLGGDYTGALAELGKAEAGLKVTGDRSNGDMIALQEGEAHAGLGEHEQAIADFDRSEAFLRKSGNLRYYADLLQQRSRSYEALGKTTLALADLKQMIKVHQALDRKARSYTTTLMSYQFDTARREQENRRLAADRQLKEAQLASLEKVRRWQWAALVMGGLLIALLLWQARRQVRAARSLHRMAMTDPLTGIANRRRIEALGQPMLDEAIKRDEPMAVVVLDVDHFKQINDACGHQAGDVVLQRIVDTCRGMLRHGDQIGRVGGEEFVVLLPNTDVHAAREVAERLRECVRMLDLGDVVSAASGTSISLGVTTRREGDRELAELIVRADEALYRAKSSGRNRVEVAGQGEVPMTIVGGDAVHISTRMHPARR from the coding sequence GTGCGCAAGCGGCCCGGCGTCTGGGGCAAACGTGTTCAAGTTGTCCGGTCCGGGGCCGTTATGGTGCACACGAACATCGCTTTCCAGTGCCAACGGAGTGGCCGCAGCCGAGCATCCGTCTTGCTTTCAGCCTCCTCCATCCGGCAAAGGTTCAGGGACATCCTCGTGATGTCGCTGCTGCTCTGCGCTTCCGCGATGGCGCAGGAGATCGATCCAGGCGGGAAAGGCGGATCCTTCGATCGCTACGCCGATCAGCTCGAGCGCGGCGAAGTGGTGATCACCACGCATGCCGACGCCCTGCGTGACCTGGAAAAGCTCAAGAGCGAGATCCCGCCTGGCGACGCACGGCGCGAGCTGCGCTACCGCTACATGTACTGCATCATGGGTATCGCCGACGACCCGTCGGCCGGCAAGGCCTACGCCGAGCAGGGCCTGGAGGATGCCCGCCGTGTCGGATACGCGGACGCCGAGGTCAATTTTCATTTTTGCCGGGGGGCCAATCAGGAGTCCCTGACCACGCCGCGGGATGCGCTGGCGGACTACAACGCCGGCATCGAGATTGCCCGCGCCGAGGAAAACAATCGACTGGTCGCCGATGGCCTGACCTGGCGCGGCTCGGTGCAGTCCCTGCTCGGTGAGCATGCACTGGCGCTGGTGGATTTCCTGGATGCGCAGAAGTTCTATGACAGTGCCGGCGAGCCGCTGGAGAGCGAGCAGAACCTGTTCAATATCGCGGTCGCCTACCGGCGGCTGGGTGAGCGCAAGGAGGCGAGGGACTACCTGGAACGCCTGATGAAATTCGGCATCCAGCGCAAGGACCTTCCCCAGCAGATGGCGGCCCACATGGAGCTGGGCTTCCTCGGCGTGGAGTCCGGCCCCGAAGCGCTGCCTTCGGCGCGCAGGCATTTCGACGAAGCCCTGCAGATCGCGGAAATGGTGGGCAATACTGCGGCGCAAGCGTCGGCGCATCTGGGGTTGGCCCAGGTCGACAACCTCGGCGGGGACTACACCGGGGCGCTGGCGGAGTTGGGCAAGGCGGAAGCCGGCCTGAAGGTCACCGGCGACCGCTCCAATGGCGACATGATCGCGCTGCAGGAGGGCGAGGCGCATGCCGGCCTGGGTGAGCACGAGCAGGCCATCGCCGATTTCGACCGGTCGGAAGCGTTCCTGCGCAAGAGCGGGAACCTGCGCTACTACGCCGACCTTTTGCAGCAGCGCTCACGCAGCTACGAGGCTCTGGGGAAAACCACCCTGGCGCTGGCCGACCTCAAGCAAATGATCAAGGTCCACCAGGCGCTCGATCGCAAGGCGAGGTCGTATACGACGACGCTGATGAGTTACCAGTTCGATACCGCGCGCCGCGAGCAGGAAAACCGGAGGCTGGCGGCCGACCGCCAGCTCAAGGAGGCGCAACTGGCTTCGCTGGAGAAGGTCCGACGCTGGCAGTGGGCGGCTCTCGTGATGGGCGGTCTGCTGATCGCGCTGCTGCTCTGGCAGGCGCGGCGACAGGTACGTGCCGCGCGCAGCCTGCACCGGATGGCGATGACCGACCCGCTGACCGGCATCGCCAATCGTCGCCGCATCGAGGCCTTGGGTCAGCCGATGCTCGACGAGGCGATCAAGCGCGACGAGCCGATGGCCGTGGTGGTACTGGATGTGGACCACTTCAAGCAGATCAACGATGCCTGCGGCCACCAGGCGGGGGATGTCGTGCTTCAGCGGATCGTCGATACCTGCAGAGGGATGCTGCGCCATGGTGACCAGATCGGTCGCGTGGGTGGGGAGGAGTTCGTCGTGTTGCTGCCCAATACCGACGTCCATGCGGCCAGGGAGGTGGCCGAGCGTTTGCGCGAATGCGTCCGCATGCTCGATCTCGGCGACGTCGTGTCGGCAGCTTCGGGTACATCGATCAGCCTGGGGGTGACCACCCGCCGGGAAGGCGACCGGGAACTTGCGGAACTGATCGTGCGAGCGGACGAGGCTCTCTACCGGGCGAAATCATCCGGGCGGAACCGGGTCGAGGTCGCCGGGCAGGGGGAGGTCCCGATGACCATCGTCGGGGGCGATGCAGTTCACATTTCGACCAGGATGCACCCCGCTCGTCGGTAA
- a CDS encoding glycosyltransferase family 2 protein encodes MGKLLTLYENQKRVDPITPKHHGLNGQLIVSMTSYAPRFKWLHLTIKSLLEQTIIPDALVLWIAEEELNLLPDSVRALSKKIVIEPTKNLYSYKKIIPALRAYHQAHIVICDDDIYYPRGWLEGLVCGFGNFKRAVFAHSVHRFHYSPSGQIAPYYDWSFDVQDNKARQRSFDTLAVGVGGVLYPHGSLHPDVTDESLFTSLCPGGDDLWLYVMARLNGFLPVKVGNRLHPIFWPGTQSVGLFKENMYKNDDIAIAKLMAHYGKEIFNPAVDVEDGKQGAGSEVSLRFHAGTPS; translated from the coding sequence ATGGGGAAGCTGTTGACGCTTTATGAAAATCAGAAGCGGGTCGATCCTATCACTCCTAAGCATCACGGCTTGAACGGTCAGCTTATCGTCTCGATGACGTCTTATGCGCCACGGTTTAAGTGGCTTCATTTGACCATAAAGAGCCTCCTCGAACAAACTATTATTCCCGATGCCCTTGTGCTGTGGATTGCTGAGGAAGAATTAAATTTGTTGCCAGACTCCGTGCGTGCTCTGAGCAAGAAAATTGTCATTGAGCCCACAAAAAACCTCTATTCGTACAAGAAAATTATCCCGGCTCTTCGTGCATATCATCAAGCACATATTGTGATTTGCGATGATGATATCTACTACCCGAGGGGGTGGCTTGAGGGTTTGGTTTGCGGTTTTGGCAATTTTAAGAGGGCCGTTTTTGCACATTCTGTGCATCGATTTCATTATTCTCCAAGTGGACAAATAGCTCCCTACTACGATTGGAGCTTTGATGTTCAGGACAATAAGGCGCGACAGCGCAGCTTTGACACGCTCGCTGTTGGTGTGGGCGGGGTTCTTTATCCGCACGGCAGTCTGCATCCTGATGTTACGGACGAATCACTTTTCACTTCATTATGCCCCGGAGGTGATGATCTCTGGCTGTATGTTATGGCTCGCTTAAATGGATTTCTTCCCGTTAAAGTTGGAAATAGGTTGCATCCAATTTTCTGGCCTGGCACCCAGTCGGTTGGCTTGTTTAAAGAGAATATGTATAAAAATGACGATATCGCCATAGCGAAGCTAATGGCTCATTATGGGAAAGAAATTTTCAACCCAGCCGTTGATGTCGAGGATGGGAAACAGGGGGCAGGTTCTGAGGTTTCCCTCCGTTTTCATGCGGGCACACCGAGCTGA
- a CDS encoding HlyD family secretion protein, producing MTNRQQVHEGLGSSWMSGTSLFRQEVVEARQGEWLGSIIVAAPLSRWLLSTLALLLAVTLLLFLILGHYTRRETVTGELVPSAGLLNLAAPNAGTITRVHVHDGQAVKAGDVLLELASDQDSAALGDTHVLIGQQLDAQRAGLQADLRNQQQLSQQQADGLRSKTMLLRAQLVQITAQLAIEQQQVTSNQQLLARLLPLGAKGYVSAVQIQQQRGATLDALSQYKALLRQQLDTRQQLYAAQQQLKQLPLNAMAKRNDTERQLASVAQSIAQNEQQRAVVLRAPHDGLVSAVLLKSGQMVSAGEPLLSILPADSTLQAQLLVPSRAIGFIEPGSRVVLRYQAFPYQKFGQQYGKVSDISRSALTPGEVQTLVGQQTQEPLYRVLVTLDHQDVLAYGKAEPVKPGMALNADILMDRRSLLEWVFEPLYGMAHHLAGGATHG from the coding sequence ATGACGAATCGCCAGCAGGTTCATGAAGGACTAGGTAGTAGCTGGATGTCAGGGACGTCGTTGTTCAGACAGGAGGTTGTAGAAGCGCGTCAAGGCGAGTGGCTTGGCTCCATCATTGTCGCCGCGCCCTTGTCGCGTTGGCTGCTGAGCACCCTCGCGCTGCTGCTAGCCGTTACCCTGCTTTTGTTTCTGATTCTCGGTCACTATACCCGCCGAGAAACTGTCACCGGCGAGTTGGTTCCTAGTGCAGGGCTGCTCAATCTTGCCGCACCCAATGCCGGAACCATTACCCGTGTGCATGTGCACGATGGTCAGGCCGTCAAGGCCGGGGACGTGCTGCTGGAACTGGCCAGCGATCAGGACAGTGCTGCTCTCGGCGATACGCACGTATTGATCGGACAACAACTGGACGCTCAGCGCGCGGGTTTGCAGGCGGATCTGCGTAACCAGCAGCAGCTGTCGCAGCAGCAAGCCGATGGACTGCGCAGCAAGACGATGCTCCTTCGTGCCCAATTGGTTCAGATCACCGCCCAGCTTGCGATCGAGCAGCAACAGGTCACCAGTAACCAGCAGTTGCTCGCACGCCTCTTGCCGCTAGGCGCCAAGGGTTACGTCTCGGCTGTCCAGATTCAACAACAGCGAGGGGCGACGTTGGATGCCCTGTCGCAATACAAGGCTCTCCTGCGCCAGCAACTAGATACTCGCCAACAACTTTATGCCGCGCAGCAGCAGCTGAAGCAGTTGCCGTTGAATGCCATGGCGAAGCGTAACGATACCGAGCGCCAGCTCGCAAGCGTGGCGCAGTCCATCGCACAGAACGAGCAGCAGCGCGCCGTGGTGCTGCGCGCGCCGCACGATGGCTTGGTCTCCGCAGTGTTGCTGAAGTCGGGCCAGATGGTCAGCGCTGGCGAGCCCCTGCTGTCTATCCTGCCGGCGGACTCAACCTTGCAGGCGCAATTGTTGGTACCTAGCCGCGCGATCGGCTTCATCGAACCAGGCAGTCGGGTAGTGCTGCGTTATCAGGCCTTTCCGTATCAGAAGTTTGGGCAGCAGTACGGTAAGGTGAGCGACATCTCGCGTAGCGCGTTAACACCGGGCGAAGTGCAGACGCTGGTCGGCCAGCAGACGCAGGAGCCGCTGTACCGGGTGCTGGTAACGCTGGACCACCAGGACGTACTGGCCTACGGCAAGGCCGAGCCGGTCAAGCCCGGCATGGCCTTGAACGCCGACATCCTGATGGATCGGCGCAGCCTGCTCGAATGGGTGTTCGAGCCGCTGTACGGTATGGCACACCACCTGGCTGGAGGTGCCACGCATGGCTGA
- a CDS encoding GspH/FimT family pseudopilin — MRSSIVPFRRGAVAPPPLLVRRGLHFRASRGFTLVELMVTVFVAAILVTIAVPSFRSIIASTRLRSAADDVYSAVNSARIEAIKRNTTTQLCGSPQSSNGTGTLATNCSTQSAGAIVSSTGVGVIRSGLPGINAPLQLKGGLTALQFDSNGIAHAIGSTANYTGTVADICTSTTSTNNHRLVQITAGSIVTVADPSSGACP; from the coding sequence ATGCGCTCGTCCATTGTTCCCTTTCGAAGGGGCGCAGTCGCGCCTCCCCCCCTGCTGGTGAGGCGGGGGCTGCACTTTCGCGCTTCCCGTGGCTTCACCCTGGTCGAGCTGATGGTCACGGTATTCGTGGCGGCGATCCTGGTGACCATCGCGGTGCCCAGCTTTCGATCGATCATCGCCTCCACCCGGCTGCGTTCGGCTGCCGACGATGTTTACAGCGCGGTCAACTCCGCCCGAATCGAAGCCATCAAGCGCAACACGACCACTCAGCTCTGCGGCAGTCCGCAATCCTCGAATGGCACCGGGACGCTGGCGACTAACTGCAGCACGCAGTCGGCTGGAGCCATCGTTTCGTCCACCGGAGTGGGTGTCATCCGGTCGGGCCTGCCCGGGATCAATGCGCCCCTGCAGCTCAAGGGCGGTCTCACGGCATTGCAGTTCGACAGCAACGGGATTGCCCACGCGATTGGCAGCACGGCGAATTACACGGGCACGGTTGCCGACATCTGCACCTCCACGACGTCGACCAATAATCATCGCCTCGTACAGATCACCGCCGGGTCGATCGTCACCGTTGCTGATCCTTCCAGCGGAGCTTGCCCGTGA
- a CDS encoding peptidase domain-containing ABC transporter, with amino-acid sequence MADGTQHETAPTAAGYRAILQFSWTRRLPMMLQTEATECGLACLAMVASYHGHDVDLASLRRRFSTSLKGVTLARVMTMAGQLGLTSRPLKLGMKDLPLLKTPCLLHWDLNHFVVLKRVGREIVIHDPARGIQTLSRSEVSKHFTGVALELTPGADFSPVRERQAVSLRALTGTVRGLLPALAQILLLALALEVFALAAPFYMQWVLDQVLVSADHDLLTLLGLGFIGITVFSALVTAARTWAVTWLGATLNVQWASNLFSHLMRLPLDWFEKRHIGDVVSRFGSIQTIQKTLTMQFIGSLLDGLMSLVTLVVMSFYSLWLTALVVALFLAYGLIRLAFFNPLRRANEEQIVHGARQQSELLESIRGAMPIKLANKQDERLGRYANATVAAINRTIEIQRLGIAFTLSNHLMFGIGRVAMIWIAATLALKNEFSAGMLIAFIAYADQFTSRAAGLIDKLVDFRMLKLHAERIADIALTVPETRAETPWSGPIPEASIELCNVSFRYAENEPWILRNCNLKVEAGESLAITGPSGCGKSTLAKIVLGLLEPTEGQVRFGGIDIRKLGVDVYRQWVGAVMQDDQLFAGSILDNISFFEPEVTSVKVEAAARLAAIHDDIMAMPMAYQSLVGDMGSSLSGGQKQRLILARASYRRPKLLVLDEATSHLDVQRESLVNEAIRRLRITRIVIAHRPETIRMAKKVASLRNGMVELVDSTQ; translated from the coding sequence ATGGCTGATGGCACCCAGCATGAAACCGCGCCGACTGCTGCGGGCTATCGGGCGATCTTGCAGTTCAGCTGGACGCGCCGGTTACCGATGATGTTGCAGACCGAAGCGACCGAGTGCGGTCTGGCCTGCTTGGCGATGGTGGCGAGCTACCACGGTCACGACGTGGATCTGGCCTCCTTGCGGCGGCGCTTCTCCACCTCGCTCAAGGGTGTCACCTTGGCCCGAGTGATGACTATGGCCGGTCAGCTGGGCTTGACCTCTCGGCCGCTCAAGCTGGGCATGAAAGACCTCCCCTTGCTTAAGACGCCCTGCCTGCTGCACTGGGACCTCAACCACTTCGTGGTCCTCAAGCGGGTCGGTCGTGAGATTGTGATCCACGATCCAGCTCGCGGTATTCAAACCTTGAGTCGAAGCGAGGTGTCCAAGCACTTCACTGGAGTGGCGCTGGAACTGACGCCGGGCGCAGATTTCAGCCCCGTGCGAGAAAGGCAGGCGGTCTCGCTGCGTGCGCTCACCGGCACCGTACGCGGCCTGTTGCCCGCGCTGGCGCAAATTCTGCTGCTGGCGCTGGCACTAGAAGTGTTTGCACTGGCAGCACCATTTTATATGCAATGGGTGTTGGATCAGGTCCTGGTCTCGGCCGATCACGACCTGCTGACCCTGCTCGGTCTGGGCTTCATCGGCATCACGGTCTTCTCGGCACTGGTCACTGCGGCGCGCACGTGGGCAGTGACCTGGCTGGGCGCCACGCTCAATGTGCAATGGGCGAGCAATCTATTCAGCCACCTGATGCGCCTGCCACTGGATTGGTTCGAGAAACGTCACATCGGTGACGTGGTCTCGCGCTTCGGTTCGATCCAGACCATCCAGAAAACGCTCACGATGCAGTTCATCGGCTCGTTACTAGACGGTCTCATGTCGCTAGTGACCTTGGTGGTCATGAGCTTTTACAGCCTCTGGCTCACCGCACTAGTGGTGGCACTGTTCCTAGCATACGGACTGATCCGCTTGGCCTTCTTCAACCCGTTGCGCCGGGCTAACGAGGAGCAGATCGTACATGGCGCCCGACAGCAGAGCGAATTGCTGGAATCTATTCGCGGTGCTATGCCGATCAAGTTGGCAAACAAACAGGACGAGCGGCTGGGTCGCTACGCCAATGCCACGGTTGCGGCAATCAATCGCACCATCGAGATCCAGCGGCTCGGCATCGCGTTCACCCTGAGCAACCACCTGATGTTCGGTATCGGCCGTGTGGCGATGATCTGGATTGCCGCCACGTTGGCGCTGAAGAACGAGTTCTCCGCCGGCATGCTGATCGCCTTCATCGCCTATGCCGACCAGTTCACCAGCCGCGCCGCTGGGCTTATCGATAAGCTTGTTGACTTCCGCATGCTGAAGCTACACGCGGAGCGGATTGCAGACATCGCGTTGACGGTGCCGGAGACGCGCGCCGAGACGCCTTGGAGCGGACCGATCCCCGAGGCTAGCATCGAGCTGTGCAATGTCAGCTTTCGCTATGCAGAAAACGAACCGTGGATACTGCGTAACTGCAACCTCAAAGTTGAGGCCGGTGAATCATTAGCCATCACTGGTCCCAGCGGCTGCGGTAAAAGCACGCTGGCCAAAATCGTACTGGGTCTGCTGGAGCCCACGGAGGGCCAAGTAAGATTCGGCGGCATCGACATCCGCAAGCTGGGGGTGGACGTCTACCGGCAGTGGGTAGGGGCGGTAATGCAAGACGATCAATTGTTCGCCGGATCGATCCTCGACAACATCAGCTTCTTCGAGCCGGAGGTAACGTCAGTGAAAGTGGAAGCGGCCGCACGGTTGGCGGCAATTCACGACGACATCATGGCGATGCCCATGGCCTATCAGAGTCTGGTTGGCGACATGGGGTCGAGCCTCTCGGGTGGCCAGAAGCAGCGCTTAATACTGGCGCGAGCGTCATATCGGCGCCCAAAATTGCTAGTTTTGGATGAGGCAACCAGTCACCTGGATGTCCAGCGAGAGTCTCTTGTCAACGAAGCTATTCGTCGATTGAGAATAACAAGGATAGTAATTGCGCACCGGCCGGAAACCATTCGCATGGCGAAAAAGGTCGCATCTCTGCGGAATGGGATGGTAGAGCTGGTCGATTCCACCCAGTAG